A single Nisaea sp. DNA region contains:
- a CDS encoding FAD-dependent oxidoreductase, which yields MIGVASPEDVEFPAWVQTIVIGAGACGLTAALAAQDAGGEVLVLERDESPFGSTSMSSGFIPAAATRWQHEQGIDDDPSLFLEDIQRKSHDRSDPTVAAEVVEAIGPALEWLEDEHGIPFEVLEGFLYPGHSRHRMHAVPERTGEALLTRLLQAVMAVGIPVMTDARVTTLFADEDGLISGVEVTRPDGTTELIGCGSLILACNGYGGNPQMVAANIPAMAEAEYHGHAGNTGDAVVWGEALGAEVRDLTACQGHGSLAMPHRILITWALMMEGGIQVNKNGDRFANEHQGYSEQAVDVLKQPDGVAFDIYDARLHALGLEFPDYKDAVNAGAVRQCDSVEELAEHIGVPFDNLDAAIAATHTDEVDRFGRDLGKTPGLEDPFFAVRVTGALFHTQGGLAIDGEARVLRDDGSPFPNLFAAGGAAVGVSGPDISGYLSGNGLLTAIALGRIAGETSVR from the coding sequence ATGATAGGTGTCGCATCCCCGGAAGATGTCGAGTTCCCTGCCTGGGTCCAGACCATCGTTATAGGCGCCGGGGCCTGTGGGTTGACGGCAGCGCTGGCGGCTCAGGATGCGGGTGGCGAGGTGCTGGTGCTGGAACGGGACGAAAGCCCGTTCGGCTCCACCTCCATGTCCTCCGGTTTCATCCCGGCGGCGGCAACCCGCTGGCAGCATGAGCAGGGTATCGACGACGACCCCAGCCTGTTTCTGGAAGACATTCAGCGCAAGTCCCACGACCGCTCCGATCCGACGGTGGCGGCGGAGGTGGTCGAGGCCATTGGTCCCGCGCTGGAATGGCTGGAGGACGAGCACGGCATCCCGTTCGAGGTGCTGGAAGGTTTCCTCTATCCCGGACACAGCCGGCACCGCATGCATGCCGTGCCGGAGCGTACCGGCGAAGCCCTGCTGACCCGGCTTTTGCAGGCGGTGATGGCGGTCGGTATTCCGGTCATGACAGACGCCCGTGTGACGACGCTGTTCGCCGACGAGGACGGCCTTATCTCCGGTGTCGAGGTGACCCGGCCTGATGGCACAACGGAGCTGATCGGCTGCGGCAGTCTGATTCTCGCCTGCAACGGCTACGGTGGGAACCCGCAGATGGTGGCTGCGAACATCCCGGCCATGGCAGAGGCGGAATATCACGGCCATGCGGGCAATACCGGCGATGCTGTTGTCTGGGGTGAGGCGCTTGGCGCCGAGGTGCGCGATCTGACGGCCTGTCAGGGCCACGGCTCCCTCGCCATGCCGCACCGTATACTCATTACCTGGGCGCTGATGATGGAAGGTGGCATCCAGGTGAACAAGAATGGCGACCGTTTCGCCAATGAGCATCAGGGCTATAGCGAGCAGGCCGTTGACGTGCTGAAGCAGCCTGACGGGGTGGCTTTCGATATTTACGACGCGCGGCTGCATGCGCTCGGGCTGGAATTTCCGGACTACAAGGACGCGGTCAATGCCGGTGCGGTCAGGCAATGCGACAGCGTCGAGGAACTGGCCGAGCATATCGGCGTGCCGTTTGACAATCTGGACGCTGCCATTGCCGCAACCCACACGGATGAGGTTGACCGGTTCGGCCGGGATCTCGGCAAGACGCCAGGCCTGGAGGATCCGTTCTTTGCAGTCCGCGTGACCGGAGCGCTGTTTCACACCCAGGGCGGTCTTGCCATTGATGGCGAGGCGCGTGTGCTGCGGGACGATGGCAGTCCTTTTCCGAACCTTTTTGCCGCTGGCGGTGCCGCTGTTGGTGTCTCAGGCCCGGACATTTCGGGTTATCTCTCCGGCAATGGCCTCCTGACGGCTATCGCGCTGGGCCGGATCGCTGGAGAGACCTCTGTCAGGTAA
- a CDS encoding MFS transporter, which translates to MTNDPDIQADGSGRPLPEASSDRWALLRWFVSSATLSVPQAAAPVAFSLLTLNLTGDTGGGAALILAMTLAQVLGAIPITRLGRNFPAARFLQILILIRTLALVLMATLAATGVPLVWLFVLAAVAGSVNGAAFGYLRSILNSLTSTAKLPRALGISSTLGEVTFVLAPVVASGLGTVSPIFAILALALLGAVPVLLVPHVQSVHGEKVRAAKTSVLTPAIALWLMCGAAGGATVAAIEIGAVALALEFRCEPALAIMFTVPLCLSSVTGGILVSIYNRTLSRWTVVLLLALMAIGAALAAFQLSLTITIIGAVLIGCVLAPLGTYYSLILDTLAPPHKRPEVFALLRTSNAVGVIFASGVLTAFSIPVALGVVATLMSIVTMVVAVASLRKG; encoded by the coding sequence ATGACAAACGATCCCGATATCCAGGCCGATGGCTCCGGCCGTCCGCTCCCTGAAGCGTCTTCTGATCGCTGGGCGCTGCTGCGCTGGTTCGTATCGTCTGCGACCCTGAGCGTTCCGCAGGCGGCGGCCCCAGTCGCGTTTTCGCTACTCACCCTGAATCTCACCGGTGATACCGGAGGCGGAGCCGCGCTGATCCTCGCCATGACGCTGGCCCAGGTGCTCGGCGCGATCCCGATCACGCGTCTGGGCCGGAACTTCCCGGCGGCTAGGTTCCTGCAAATCTTGATCTTGATCCGTACGCTGGCTCTGGTGTTGATGGCGACTTTGGCAGCGACTGGGGTCCCCCTTGTCTGGTTGTTCGTTCTTGCCGCGGTTGCCGGGTCGGTGAATGGCGCGGCTTTCGGATACCTGCGCTCCATCCTCAACAGCCTCACATCAACGGCCAAGTTGCCTCGGGCATTGGGCATCTCGTCAACACTCGGCGAAGTGACGTTCGTCCTGGCGCCGGTGGTGGCCTCGGGGCTTGGAACTGTCTCGCCGATTTTCGCCATCCTGGCGCTGGCGCTTCTTGGCGCCGTCCCCGTCCTGCTCGTTCCGCATGTTCAGTCGGTTCATGGTGAGAAGGTGCGCGCGGCCAAGACCTCGGTTCTCACCCCCGCGATTGCCTTGTGGCTTATGTGCGGTGCAGCCGGCGGAGCCACCGTCGCGGCCATAGAAATCGGCGCTGTCGCTCTCGCCCTGGAGTTCAGGTGCGAGCCCGCGCTCGCCATCATGTTCACGGTCCCGTTGTGCCTGTCTTCCGTCACAGGCGGCATCCTGGTCAGCATCTACAATCGCACGCTCTCCCGCTGGACGGTCGTGCTTCTGTTGGCGCTAATGGCTATTGGGGCCGCATTAGCCGCGTTCCAACTGTCTCTCACGATAACCATAATTGGAGCTGTTCTGATCGGGTGTGTCCTCGCACCGCTGGGAACCTACTATTCCCTGATCCTCGATACGCTTGCTCCACCGCATAAGCGTCCGGAAGTATTCGCCCTGTTGCGCACCTCGAACGCGGTCGGGGTGATCTTCGCGAGCGGAGTGCTGACCGCTTTCTCAATACCGGTGGCGCTGGGCGTTGTCGCGACGCTGATGTCTATCGTCACGATGGTGGTCGCGGTTGCGTCACTCCGGAAGGGCTGA
- the fabF gene encoding beta-ketoacyl-ACP synthase II yields MSDDPIVITGMGLVTPLGRGVEAVWSRLLAGRSGIRAVDRIDVSDLPTRIAGLVPSIEEDPEAGLDIDAVVTTKDRKKVDLFTIYALAAAEEALTQAGWKPEDQKSKDRTATAVATGIGGFPVITEAKTTLDQRGYRRLSPFVIPAFLGNLAAGNISIRYGFRGPIDTPVTACAAGLQAIGDGMRLIHAGEADVVLAGGTEACIDRLTIGGFAAARALSTRNDAPEQASRPYDRDRDGFVLGEGAGLVVLERKSHAEARGATPLIEVAGYGTSADAYHLTAGPEDGSGAALAISAALKRSGLTGAEIGYINGHATSTPVGDKGELAALRRVFGAALAGIPISSTKSSIGHLLGAAGGVEAVFSALAVLRGVLPPTLNFGGADDGAEDLDFIPLKARAATIRSALCNSFGFGGVNASLCLRALGA; encoded by the coding sequence ATGTCTGACGATCCTATTGTGATAACCGGCATGGGCCTCGTGACCCCTCTTGGGCGAGGTGTCGAGGCGGTGTGGAGCAGGCTCCTTGCAGGCCGTTCCGGCATCCGCGCGGTTGACCGGATTGATGTCTCCGACCTGCCTACCCGCATTGCCGGACTGGTGCCTTCCATCGAGGAGGATCCGGAAGCAGGACTGGATATCGATGCTGTGGTCACCACGAAGGACCGCAAAAAGGTCGATCTCTTCACCATCTATGCGCTGGCGGCGGCCGAAGAAGCGCTTACCCAGGCCGGATGGAAGCCCGAGGATCAGAAAAGCAAAGACCGCACGGCTACCGCCGTCGCCACCGGCATCGGCGGCTTTCCCGTAATCACAGAGGCCAAGACCACGCTGGACCAGCGCGGCTACCGCCGCCTCTCCCCCTTCGTCATCCCCGCATTCCTCGGCAATCTCGCCGCCGGAAACATCTCAATCCGTTACGGCTTCAGGGGACCGATCGACACGCCGGTCACCGCCTGCGCCGCCGGGCTCCAGGCCATCGGCGACGGCATGCGCCTGATCCATGCAGGCGAAGCCGATGTGGTTCTCGCAGGCGGCACGGAGGCTTGCATCGACCGGCTGACCATCGGAGGCTTCGCGGCAGCGCGCGCGCTCTCCACCCGAAACGATGCGCCGGAACAGGCGTCACGGCCCTATGACAGGGACCGGGACGGATTTGTGCTGGGCGAAGGCGCCGGACTGGTGGTGCTTGAGCGGAAGAGCCATGCCGAAGCGCGCGGCGCCACCCCGCTGATTGAGGTCGCGGGGTACGGCACGAGCGCAGATGCTTACCACCTGACAGCGGGGCCGGAAGACGGCTCGGGCGCAGCACTTGCCATTTCGGCCGCGCTGAAACGCTCAGGTCTGACTGGGGCAGAGATCGGTTATATCAATGGCCACGCGACCTCCACACCGGTCGGCGACAAGGGCGAACTCGCCGCTCTCCGGCGGGTGTTCGGCGCGGCCCTTGCCGGGATACCGATCTCCTCGACGAAATCCTCCATTGGGCACCTGCTCGGTGCGGCTGGCGGCGTGGAAGCCGTATTCTCCGCCCTCGCCGTACTGCGCGGGGTTCTGCCGCCGACTCTGAATTTCGGCGGCGCCGACGATGGCGCGGAAGATCTGGATTTCATCCCGCTGAAGGCGCGGGCGGCCACGATCCGCAGTGCCCTCTGCAACAGTTTCGGCTTCGGCGGGGTAAACGCATCCCTCTGCTTGCGAGCGCTTGGCGCGTAG
- a CDS encoding MarR family winged helix-turn-helix transcriptional regulator: MDAKTAKHMTTYCLMLNSRRAARSITRRYNRLAKEHGLQATQLGLLFAIAGGGFSSISELAERTAIERSAMTRNLQALRKKGLIQAENEGRGRSQRVSLTEEGERHVEEFIPVWFEAHDKVRVELGEEKWNQVQEALKILADLE, encoded by the coding sequence ATGGACGCGAAAACCGCCAAGCACATGACGACCTATTGCCTGATGCTGAACTCGCGGCGGGCAGCCCGGTCGATCACCCGGCGCTATAACCGGCTGGCCAAAGAACATGGCCTTCAGGCCACCCAACTTGGCCTGCTGTTCGCCATTGCCGGCGGCGGTTTCTCCTCCATAAGCGAACTTGCCGAGCGCACCGCCATTGAACGCAGTGCCATGACACGGAACCTGCAGGCATTGCGGAAAAAAGGCCTGATTCAGGCCGAAAATGAAGGTCGTGGCCGTTCCCAGCGCGTGTCTCTGACGGAGGAAGGCGAGAGGCATGTCGAGGAATTCATCCCCGTCTGGTTCGAGGCGCACGACAAAGTGCGCGTTGAACTCGGCGAGGAGAAATGGAACCAGGTACAGGAAGCCCTGAAGATCCTTGCCGATCTTGAGTGA
- a CDS encoding ATP phosphoribosyltransferase regulatory subunit: MSHPDSESELTKRALLPAGLRDVLPLDAAHEAAIIEALLARCASHGYERVKPPLVEFETSLFAGPGAAMSDSTFRLMDPVSQKMMGVRADMTVQIARIATTRLKQEPRPLRLCYAGEVLRVSANQLNPERQLVQVGAELLGGDSVAADAEPVLLAVEALRSVGVTDLSVDLTAPRVIPILLAGSDLAADTLRSLRMAIDRKHTAEVRRLAGDLAPVLTQLMDAAGSWQDALGEMLDIELPEAARAAIDRVAAIARSVAEIEPDLAMTIDPVENRGFEYYTGFGFSLFARGVRGELGRGGRYQVDGGDGIGSTGFTLYMETVLQALPDPTRPERLYLPSGTAVDQARALREQGWITIAALDKDPDPALEASRLGCTHILKDGAPVAL; the protein is encoded by the coding sequence GTGTCGCATCCCGACAGCGAGAGCGAATTGACCAAGCGTGCCCTGCTTCCCGCGGGCCTGCGTGACGTGCTGCCGCTTGATGCGGCGCATGAGGCTGCGATTATCGAGGCGCTGCTGGCCCGCTGCGCATCGCACGGCTACGAACGCGTGAAGCCGCCGCTGGTGGAGTTCGAGACCTCGCTCTTCGCCGGGCCGGGTGCCGCCATGAGCGACAGCACCTTCCGCCTGATGGACCCGGTATCCCAGAAAATGATGGGCGTGCGCGCGGACATGACCGTGCAGATCGCCCGCATCGCGACCACCCGTCTGAAGCAGGAACCGCGGCCCTTGCGTCTTTGCTATGCGGGTGAGGTGCTGCGCGTCTCGGCCAATCAGCTCAACCCGGAGCGCCAGCTGGTGCAGGTCGGCGCGGAGCTGCTTGGTGGGGACAGCGTGGCGGCCGATGCGGAGCCGGTTCTGCTGGCCGTGGAAGCCCTGCGTTCCGTTGGTGTGACCGATCTATCCGTTGACTTGACAGCGCCGCGGGTGATTCCGATCCTGCTGGCTGGCTCTGATCTGGCGGCGGACACGTTGCGGTCCCTGCGCATGGCCATCGACCGTAAACATACAGCCGAAGTCCGCCGTTTGGCGGGGGATCTGGCGCCGGTTTTGACCCAGCTCATGGATGCCGCAGGCTCCTGGCAGGACGCGCTTGGCGAGATGTTGGATATTGAATTGCCGGAGGCGGCGCGTGCCGCCATTGACCGTGTTGCCGCCATCGCGCGGAGCGTGGCGGAGATCGAGCCCGATCTCGCCATGACCATCGATCCGGTCGAGAATCGCGGTTTCGAGTATTACACCGGCTTTGGCTTCAGCCTGTTCGCGCGCGGCGTACGCGGCGAACTCGGGCGTGGTGGCCGCTATCAGGTGGATGGCGGCGACGGGATTGGCTCGACCGGTTTCACGCTGTACATGGAAACCGTGCTGCAGGCTCTGCCGGACCCGACGCGTCCGGAACGGCTTTATTTGCCGTCCGGGACTGCCGTCGATCAGGCCCGTGCGCTCCGGGAGCAGGGCTGGATTACCATCGCAGCATTGGACAAGGACCCCGATCCGGCGCTAGAAGCGTCCCGCCTCGGCTGTACTCATATTTTGAAAGACGGAGCGCCGGTGGCGCTCTGA
- a CDS encoding adenylosuccinate synthase: MKNVTVIGAQWGDEGKGKIVDWLSERADVIVRFQGGHNAGHTLVIGNQTYKLSLLPSGVVREGKLSVIGNGVVVDPWALASEIETLRKAGVKITTDNLVIADNASLILPVHRRIDQAREAVLAEGKIGTTGRGIGPAYEDKVARRAVKVSDLSDPETLEKRVRALIAHHNVFLKGADEELIDPQETLNLLAEIAGTVLPFVKPVWRELQTAVAADKRILFEGAQGVMLDVDHGTYPFVTSSNTVAGQASAGSGLGPRDIGYVLGLVKAYTTRVGSGPFPTELQDENGQRLGERGKEFGTVTGRQRRCGWFDAVMVRQALKVSGVDGIALTKLDVLDGFDELKICVGYELDGETLDYFPAGAGKQARVKPVYTTVPGWSESTFGARSWADLPANAVKYIRYVEELIETPVALLSTSPEREDTILVHDPFRG, encoded by the coding sequence ATGAAAAATGTCACGGTGATCGGCGCCCAGTGGGGCGACGAAGGCAAAGGCAAGATCGTCGACTGGCTCTCGGAACGCGCCGACGTGATCGTGCGCTTCCAGGGTGGTCATAATGCCGGCCATACGCTCGTTATCGGCAATCAGACCTACAAGCTGAGCCTGCTGCCGTCCGGCGTCGTCCGCGAGGGCAAGCTCTCCGTTATCGGCAACGGCGTGGTCGTCGATCCGTGGGCGCTTGCCAGCGAGATCGAGACGCTGAGGAAGGCCGGGGTGAAGATCACCACGGACAATCTGGTGATCGCGGACAATGCTTCTCTCATCCTGCCGGTGCATCGCCGCATCGACCAGGCCCGCGAAGCGGTTCTGGCTGAGGGCAAAATCGGCACCACCGGACGCGGCATCGGCCCGGCCTATGAAGACAAGGTCGCCCGCCGTGCGGTGAAGGTTTCCGATCTTTCCGATCCGGAAACACTGGAAAAGCGCGTGCGTGCGCTTATCGCCCATCACAATGTGTTCCTGAAGGGCGCCGACGAAGAGCTGATCGACCCGCAGGAAACGCTGAACCTGCTGGCGGAGATCGCCGGTACGGTGCTGCCCTTCGTGAAGCCGGTCTGGCGCGAGCTGCAAACGGCGGTTGCCGCCGACAAGCGCATCCTGTTCGAGGGTGCCCAGGGCGTCATGCTCGATGTCGATCATGGCACCTATCCTTTCGTAACCTCCTCCAACACGGTTGCAGGGCAGGCGTCTGCCGGCTCCGGGCTCGGCCCGCGCGATATCGGCTATGTGCTCGGCCTGGTGAAGGCCTACACCACCCGTGTCGGCTCCGGCCCGTTCCCGACGGAACTGCAGGACGAGAACGGCCAACGGCTGGGTGAGCGCGGCAAGGAATTCGGCACGGTCACCGGCCGGCAGCGTCGCTGTGGCTGGTTCGATGCGGTCATGGTCCGGCAGGCTCTCAAGGTCTCCGGTGTCGACGGCATCGCACTGACCAAGCTCGACGTGCTGGACGGGTTCGATGAGCTGAAAATCTGCGTCGGCTACGAGCTGGACGGTGAAACCCTCGATTACTTCCCGGCCGGTGCCGGCAAGCAGGCCCGGGTTAAACCGGTCTACACCACCGTACCCGGCTGGTCCGAAAGCACGTTCGGGGCACGGTCCTGGGCCGACCTTCCGGCAAATGCGGTGAAATATATCCGCTATGTGGAAGAGCTGATTGAAACCCCGGTCGCGCTTCTGTCCACGAGTCCCGAGCGTGAGGACACCATTCTGGTGCATGACCCGTTCCGCGGCTGA